The following are encoded together in the Terriglobia bacterium genome:
- a CDS encoding MBL fold metallo-hydrolase, with product MLRKLGLCVLWLTACCAAADYGKVTRHKVADGVYLFTTTPYADVGFCGNSVAIITSDGVLVFDTGATPETAQTILAEIRKLTDKPVRYLVNSHWHWDHWGGNQVFLEANPALQIISHEKNLEMMATVEPRWNEHGLKEDLPNFLDGFEKQIASIKAKGATEERIKAAEQRLAVDRNFLKQKQSLRKTLPNATFSDALTLHMGGREIRVLHARAITPGDTYIFLPDAKILITGDIMLDPYPYAIGGTYPAEWLATLKQFAALKPAWTVPGHGQAQEGDQFIARNIRLFEDVMAKVKDAKIKGMTADQTAEALGKQSADFAAIVGVKDAAGVEAFNSYFLDVFVKRAYRELDGPLGDLPDGLPPAN from the coding sequence GTGCTTCGAAAGCTGGGTCTATGTGTGTTGTGGCTGACGGCGTGCTGCGCCGCGGCTGACTACGGCAAAGTCACCAGGCACAAAGTCGCTGACGGCGTGTACCTCTTCACCACCACGCCGTATGCCGACGTGGGCTTTTGTGGAAATTCTGTCGCCATCATCACCAGCGACGGCGTACTGGTCTTCGACACAGGGGCCACGCCGGAGACCGCGCAGACCATTCTTGCGGAGATCCGCAAGCTGACGGACAAGCCTGTCCGCTATCTGGTCAACTCGCACTGGCACTGGGACCACTGGGGCGGCAATCAGGTTTTTCTTGAGGCGAATCCGGCGCTGCAGATCATCAGCCACGAGAAGAACCTGGAAATGATGGCCACCGTGGAACCGCGCTGGAACGAGCACGGCCTGAAAGAAGATCTGCCGAATTTTCTCGACGGTTTTGAAAAGCAGATCGCCTCGATCAAGGCCAAAGGCGCCACGGAAGAACGCATCAAGGCCGCCGAACAACGCCTGGCGGTGGACCGCAATTTTCTTAAGCAGAAGCAATCACTGCGCAAGACCTTGCCCAACGCGACCTTCTCCGACGCGCTCACGCTGCACATGGGTGGACGCGAAATTCGCGTGCTGCACGCGCGGGCCATTACGCCCGGCGATACTTACATCTTCTTGCCCGACGCAAAAATCCTGATCACCGGCGACATCATGCTGGATCCGTACCCGTACGCCATCGGCGGGACCTATCCCGCGGAGTGGCTGGCCACGCTGAAGCAATTCGCCGCGCTCAAACCGGCGTGGACCGTCCCCGGCCACGGCCAGGCGCAGGAAGGCGACCAGTTCATTGCCCGCAACATCCGTTTGTTCGAAGATGTGATGGCCAAAGTGAAAGATGCCAAGATCAAAGGCATGACGGCGGACCAGACCGCCGAAGCGCTAGGTAAGCAAAGCGCCGACTTCGCCGCGATAGTCGGCGTAAAAGACGCCGCCGGCGTCGAGGCCTTCAATAGCTATTTCCTTGACGTCTTCGTCAAGCGTGCTTACCGCGAACTTGACGGTCCGTTGGGTGATCTGCCTGACGGTTTGCCGCCAGCAAACTGA
- a CDS encoding alpha/beta hydrolase — protein sequence MPGPAGRLEALFNEGRPGAGHAALVCHPHPLYGGTMHNKVVYHAMKVLNGFGFPVLRFNFRGAGLSEGRHDHGRGEADDASAALDWLHAETRLPIIFCGFSFGAAAGLRAACARSDDDIVGLISLGTPVAVEGRSYNYEFLQDCTKPKLFVSGALDQYSPQEILRQVVEQVPEPKELVLVEGADHFFEGHLPEMQTAIRAWTTSYFAPVDAA from the coding sequence ATGCCCGGTCCAGCGGGCCGGCTGGAAGCGCTGTTCAACGAAGGCCGCCCTGGAGCCGGCCACGCCGCGCTGGTTTGCCATCCACATCCTTTATATGGGGGCACCATGCATAACAAAGTGGTGTACCACGCCATGAAGGTGCTGAACGGATTCGGCTTTCCAGTGCTGCGGTTCAACTTTCGCGGCGCCGGCCTGAGTGAAGGCCGGCATGACCACGGCCGCGGCGAAGCGGACGACGCGTCCGCGGCGCTCGACTGGCTGCATGCGGAAACTCGCTTGCCCATCATCTTCTGCGGATTCTCTTTTGGCGCGGCTGCGGGACTGCGTGCCGCCTGTGCGCGCAGCGACGATGACATAGTAGGCTTGATTTCTCTGGGCACGCCGGTCGCGGTGGAAGGCCGCTCGTACAACTACGAGTTTCTCCAGGACTGCACCAAGCCCAAGCTGTTCGTCAGCGGAGCGCTCGACCAGTACAGCCCGCAGGAAATTCTTCGGCAGGTAGTCGAGCAAGTACCCGAGCCCAAAGAACTCGTCCTGGTGGAAGGCGCCGACCATTTCTTTGAAGGCCATCTGCCGGAGATGCAGACGGCGATTCGCGCCTGGACCACGAGCTACTTCGCGCCGGTGGACGCCGCGTGA
- a CDS encoding DUF4147 domain-containing protein — protein MRSLARDIFLHALAEASISKAFDRHIHYERGVLRVCEDLYDLKSYSRVLAISFGKAAHCMAELLAQQVVPGVQGIIADPNQHPHQLPGYRYFAGGHPQPNAESVRAAEAILKSLGSLNAQSLAIFLISGGGSSAVEKPVDDEISLADLIATYKTLVFSGAPIAQINAVRKHLSATKGGRMARAAQGAQLVSILVSDVPEHALDSLASGPTMPDGSTRDDCYRIVSEYNMLPEFPASVRELFERRALEETPKKDDAAFARSRWWKVLSNETAEKAAAEAAARHGFTVQIDHSCDDWDFARAADYLLDRLRTLRRDGGKACIVSGGEVTVKVTGDASVGGRNQHFALYCAQKIAGENICVLSAGTDGIDGNSLAAGAVADGTTLERARAAGLDVAQTLSQFNSFPLFEKLGDAIQTGPTGNNVRDLRILLAY, from the coding sequence ATGCGTTCTTTGGCGCGGGACATATTCCTGCACGCGCTGGCCGAAGCCAGCATCAGCAAAGCCTTTGACCGGCACATCCACTACGAACGCGGCGTGTTGCGCGTCTGCGAAGATCTGTACGACCTGAAGTCTTACTCGCGCGTGCTGGCAATTTCTTTCGGCAAAGCGGCGCATTGCATGGCTGAGCTTCTTGCCCAGCAGGTTGTGCCGGGCGTGCAAGGCATCATCGCTGACCCCAACCAGCATCCTCACCAGCTCCCCGGCTACCGCTACTTTGCCGGCGGCCATCCGCAGCCCAATGCAGAATCGGTGCGCGCCGCCGAGGCGATCTTGAAATCTCTGGGCTCGTTGAACGCGCAGTCGCTGGCCATCTTCTTGATCAGCGGAGGCGGCTCATCTGCGGTGGAGAAGCCGGTGGACGACGAGATCTCGCTCGCCGATCTCATTGCGACATACAAAACCCTTGTTTTTTCCGGCGCGCCGATTGCCCAGATCAACGCCGTGCGCAAACATCTTTCCGCCACCAAAGGCGGACGCATGGCCCGCGCCGCCCAGGGCGCGCAACTGGTTTCGATTCTGGTTTCTGACGTTCCGGAGCACGCGCTGGATTCGCTCGCCTCCGGGCCGACCATGCCGGACGGTTCGACCCGCGACGACTGCTACCGCATCGTGAGCGAGTACAACATGCTGCCGGAGTTCCCCGCTTCCGTCCGCGAACTGTTTGAGCGCCGCGCGCTGGAGGAGACGCCCAAGAAAGATGATGCGGCCTTTGCGCGCTCACGCTGGTGGAAGGTGCTGTCCAATGAGACGGCGGAGAAGGCGGCCGCCGAAGCCGCGGCCAGGCACGGATTTACTGTGCAAATTGATCACTCCTGCGATGACTGGGATTTTGCCCGGGCCGCGGATTACCTGCTGGACCGCTTGCGCACGCTGCGACGCGACGGCGGCAAGGCCTGTATCGTTTCCGGCGGCGAGGTGACCGTGAAAGTTACCGGAGACGCCAGCGTTGGCGGACGGAACCAGCACTTCGCTCTCTACTGCGCGCAAAAAATTGCGGGAGAAAATATCTGTGTGCTAAGCGCGGGCACGGACGGCATTGATGGCAACAGCCTGGCGGCCGGCGCCGTGGCCGACGGCACAACCCTGGAGCGCGCTCGCGCTGCAGGGCTCGATGTGGCACAGACCCTCAGCCAGTTCAATTCATTTCCGCTTTTCGAGAAATTGGGCGATGCGATCCAGACTGGGCCGACGGGGAACAATGTGCGGGACCTGCGGATACTGCTGGCCTACTGA
- a CDS encoding DinB family protein: protein MRYAIPMKLDHSSQILRCEAQLKDFLAVVIADGHGNLTQRSNPDKWSAHENLAHLGRYHEIFLERLHRILAEPNPAFARYRAEDDSAWDAWRQLPTSEVLEQMQSSRAKLIAELKQLSGDSFARTGVHPKFGKLTLAQWVEFFLVHEAHHLYVVFAQVRS from the coding sequence GTGCGCTATGCTATCCCCATGAAGCTGGACCATTCCTCGCAAATTCTGCGCTGTGAAGCTCAACTGAAAGACTTTCTTGCCGTGGTCATCGCCGACGGCCATGGCAACTTGACCCAGCGATCCAATCCCGACAAGTGGTCAGCGCATGAGAACCTGGCCCACCTGGGCCGCTACCATGAAATCTTTCTCGAGCGGCTCCACCGCATCCTGGCGGAACCCAACCCGGCTTTCGCCCGCTACCGCGCCGAAGACGATTCCGCCTGGGACGCTTGGCGGCAATTACCCACCAGCGAAGTCTTGGAACAGATGCAGTCTTCGCGGGCAAAACTGATTGCCGAACTGAAGCAGCTTAGCGGTGATTCCTTCGCCCGCACCGGAGTGCATCCTAAGTTCGGCAAGCTGACGCTGGCGCAGTGGGTTGAGTTTTTCCTGGTGCATGAAGCGCATCATCTGTATGTGGTGTTTGCGCAAGTGCGGAGTTAG
- a CDS encoding DUF1501 domain-containing protein, translating into MSITRRVFLKNGALAIVGASVVPSFLTRAVYAAETAAPGKKRLVVLFQRGAADGLNIVVPHAEQAYYAMRPTIAIPRQSVIDLDGSFGLHPSMSAFKPLWDQKHLAIVHAAGSPDNTRSHFDAQDYMESGTPGIKSTEDGWLNRALAGLNEPSATPFRAVAMGGALPRTLAGPVPAVAMSDIRSFAVGGRGRGAEVASNTFEAMYEQSVDSVLHGTGNETFEAVKMLKSTDPEKYTPAAGADYPRGRFGDSLRQVAQLVKANLGVEVAFADIGGWDHHVNEGSVQGQIANLTREFSQAIAAFWIDLGNLAEDTVIVTMSEFGRTARENGNRGTDHGHANVIFVLGGPVKGGKVYGRWPGLQPGQLYEGRDLAVTTDFRQVLSEALSRHLGAGNLDKVFPGFGKSGPKDFLGYLG; encoded by the coding sequence ATGTCCATCACTCGCAGAGTTTTTCTGAAGAACGGCGCACTGGCCATCGTCGGCGCCAGCGTGGTCCCCAGCTTTCTTACGCGCGCTGTCTACGCCGCGGAAACCGCCGCTCCGGGCAAAAAACGTCTCGTCGTTCTTTTTCAGCGCGGCGCCGCCGACGGGCTGAACATCGTCGTCCCGCACGCCGAGCAGGCGTATTACGCCATGCGTCCGACCATCGCCATCCCGCGCCAGAGCGTGATTGACCTGGACGGCTCCTTCGGCCTGCATCCTTCCATGTCCGCGTTCAAACCGCTGTGGGACCAGAAACACCTGGCCATCGTCCACGCGGCCGGCTCGCCGGACAACACGCGCTCCCACTTTGACGCGCAGGACTACATGGAATCCGGCACGCCCGGCATCAAGTCCACCGAAGACGGCTGGCTGAATCGCGCGCTTGCCGGATTGAATGAACCGTCGGCGACTCCCTTCCGCGCCGTGGCCATGGGCGGCGCGCTGCCGCGCACGCTGGCCGGACCGGTGCCCGCCGTCGCCATGAGTGACATTCGCAGCTTCGCCGTGGGCGGACGCGGACGTGGCGCGGAAGTCGCCAGCAATACTTTTGAAGCCATGTATGAGCAGTCCGTGGATTCGGTTCTCCACGGCACCGGCAACGAGACGTTTGAAGCCGTCAAGATGCTCAAGTCCACGGACCCGGAGAAATACACGCCGGCCGCAGGCGCCGACTACCCGCGCGGGCGCTTTGGTGACAGCCTTCGCCAGGTGGCGCAATTGGTCAAAGCCAACCTAGGCGTGGAAGTTGCCTTTGCCGACATCGGCGGCTGGGACCATCACGTGAATGAAGGCAGCGTGCAAGGCCAGATCGCCAACCTCACGCGCGAATTCTCGCAAGCCATCGCCGCGTTCTGGATTGACCTGGGCAATCTCGCCGAAGACACCGTGATCGTGACCATGTCAGAGTTCGGGCGCACCGCGCGGGAAAACGGCAACCGCGGTACCGACCACGGCCACGCCAACGTCATCTTTGTGTTGGGCGGCCCGGTCAAAGGCGGAAAAGTTTACGGACGCTGGCCGGGCCTGCAGCCAGGGCAACTTTATGAAGGCCGCGACTTGGCCGTGACCACCGACTTCCGCCAGGTGCTGAGCGAAGCGTTGAGCCGGCATCTGGGCGCCGGCAACCTGGACAAAGTTTTTCCCGGCTTTGGGAAGTCCGGGCCGAAAGATTTTCTCGGTTACCTGGGATAG
- a CDS encoding DUF1800 domain-containing protein, whose amino-acid sequence MPFMRKALPLLSMVMVVSAVLLVAADKKAKDQPASPQMDDEKKIVHALNRLTFGIRPGDVERVRAMGLDKWLDEQLHPDKISDASLDSRLAPLRTLKMSTREMVENFPPPQVVKAVENGRMGLPRDPAKRAIYQAQVMRREERQERKQSAAGGAGESPAASAPGKTPVSGANKDVAAEMEMQEGMKPAGDDSSLTPEQRKAHQKQKEDAMYADLGMAPAPAKSDSGMTKSNADPKPSVAQKQKENAMYADVVNSASNDRLMQMAPDDRYHAILQMTPEARMDMADSYRGGKVFKLVEGMSPQQQETIEAIVNPQLVVGGELSQGKLLRAIYSERQLDEVMTDFWYNHFNVFIGKGPDRYMITAYERDVIRPRALGKFKDLLVATAQSPAMLFYLDNWQSVGPNSELAVYGPGGMRRARRRGPFAPFPRPQQNKNRPSGLNENYAREIMELHTLGVDGGYTQQDVTELAKVLTGWSIEKPQQGGGFKFNERAHEPGNKLVLGRRISEGGEKEGMEMLDVLAHHPATAKFISRKLAMRFVSDNPPQSLVDRMADAFLKKDGDIKEVLRTMFKSPEFWAADAYRAKVKTPLEFVASAARASGADVQNALPMVQFLNRMGMQLYGMQPPTGYSMKGDAWVNSSALLNRMNFALALGTGKLPGTALDPQTLLRGPTPTDADAALALLEKGILSGDVSPQTHAVIQKQLNDPQVTQRKLDDPNRAPNTGAIAGLIMGSPEFQRR is encoded by the coding sequence ATGCCCTTCATGCGTAAGGCATTGCCCCTGCTGAGTATGGTTATGGTGGTCTCCGCCGTTCTGCTGGTGGCGGCAGACAAGAAAGCCAAGGACCAGCCTGCCTCACCGCAGATGGACGATGAAAAGAAGATCGTCCATGCGCTGAATCGTCTCACCTTCGGCATACGTCCCGGCGACGTGGAGCGCGTCCGCGCCATGGGCCTGGATAAATGGCTCGACGAGCAACTTCATCCCGACAAGATCAGTGACGCCTCTCTGGATTCCCGCCTGGCTCCGCTGCGCACGCTCAAGATGAGCACGCGCGAGATGGTTGAAAACTTTCCTCCGCCGCAAGTGGTCAAGGCCGTGGAAAACGGACGTATGGGTTTGCCGCGCGATCCCGCCAAACGCGCCATCTACCAGGCGCAGGTCATGAGGCGCGAAGAACGGCAGGAAAGAAAGCAGTCCGCCGCCGGTGGTGCTGGTGAAAGTCCAGCGGCCAGCGCGCCCGGCAAGACCCCTGTGAGCGGCGCTAATAAAGATGTCGCAGCCGAAATGGAAATGCAAGAAGGCATGAAGCCCGCCGGCGACGATTCGTCGCTCACGCCCGAGCAGCGCAAAGCCCACCAGAAGCAGAAAGAAGACGCCATGTACGCCGATCTGGGCATGGCTCCCGCGCCCGCGAAATCGGATTCGGGAATGACGAAATCCAATGCTGATCCAAAGCCCAGCGTCGCACAGAAGCAAAAAGAAAACGCGATGTATGCGGACGTTGTCAATTCTGCGTCGAACGACCGTCTGATGCAGATGGCGCCTGACGACCGCTACCATGCCATCCTCCAGATGACGCCGGAAGCCCGCATGGACATGGCGGATTCGTATCGCGGTGGCAAGGTTTTCAAGCTGGTTGAAGGCATGAGCCCCCAGCAGCAGGAGACGATTGAAGCCATCGTGAATCCGCAACTGGTGGTGGGCGGCGAACTGTCCCAAGGCAAGCTGTTGCGCGCCATCTACAGCGAACGCCAGCTGGACGAAGTCATGACCGACTTCTGGTACAACCACTTCAACGTCTTCATCGGCAAAGGCCCGGACCGTTACATGATCACCGCCTACGAGCGCGATGTAATTCGTCCGCGTGCGCTGGGCAAGTTTAAGGACCTGCTGGTGGCCACCGCCCAGAGCCCGGCCATGCTCTTCTATCTGGACAACTGGCAGTCCGTGGGCCCCAACTCTGAGCTGGCCGTCTACGGCCCCGGTGGGATGCGCCGGGCTCGCCGTCGCGGGCCCTTTGCTCCATTCCCGCGTCCCCAACAGAACAAGAACCGGCCCAGCGGCTTGAATGAAAATTACGCGCGCGAAATCATGGAACTGCACACGCTCGGCGTGGACGGCGGCTACACCCAGCAAGACGTCACCGAGCTGGCCAAAGTCCTGACCGGCTGGAGCATTGAAAAGCCCCAGCAAGGCGGCGGGTTCAAGTTCAACGAACGCGCCCACGAACCCGGCAACAAGTTGGTGCTGGGCCGCAGGATCAGCGAAGGCGGCGAGAAAGAAGGCATGGAAATGCTGGACGTGCTGGCCCATCATCCCGCCACCGCCAAATTTATTTCCCGCAAGCTGGCCATGCGCTTTGTGTCTGACAATCCGCCGCAGAGCCTGGTGGACCGCATGGCGGACGCCTTCCTGAAGAAAGATGGCGACATCAAGGAAGTCCTGCGCACCATGTTCAAGTCGCCGGAATTCTGGGCTGCCGACGCCTACCGCGCCAAAGTGAAAACGCCGCTGGAGTTCGTGGCCTCCGCCGCGCGCGCTTCCGGCGCTGACGTGCAGAACGCGCTGCCCATGGTCCAGTTCCTCAACCGCATGGGGATGCAGCTTTACGGAATGCAACCGCCCACCGGCTATTCCATGAAGGGCGACGCCTGGGTGAACTCTTCCGCGCTGCTCAACCGCATGAACTTTGCCTTGGCGCTGGGCACCGGCAAGCTGCCGGGGACCGCGTTGGACCCGCAAACCTTATTGCGCGGACCAACGCCAACCGACGCTGACGCGGCGCTGGCCTTGCTGGAAAAAGGCATTTTGTCTGGCGACGTTTCGCCGCAAACGCACGCCGTGATACAGAAACAGTTGAACGATCCTCAGGTCACGCAGCGCAAATTGGACGATCCCAACCGCGCACCCAACACCGGCGCTATCGCCGGGCTGATCATGGGCTCGCCGGAATTCCAGAGAAGGTAA
- a CDS encoding HD domain-containing protein, whose protein sequence is MLASQVLAELGPVLTGERDLATTAAAALEVVMAAVRASSGALFRFQEKPAMLSSIAASGFAVFPQTAVFPLMPKHVHALINTPTPQRIGRERSDVFLSSTGNISSVWFRCIAPLRVRGKLIGALLLGEREGGAEYTAETLKQVGDLAPFIALAIYNHQLLMSLEERTADNLKLIASVHSFWDDALAGFAATIDIKSKEMHGHSLRVGRYSAGIAEGIGLNATEVGEMRASGYLHDIGKVTVDKHIFTKPSALDSGEFQEMADHTIVGHRIVSTVQFPWPHVPEVVRSHHERADGSGYPDRLRNEDMSMPVKIVAVADTFDAMLSERPYRKRMTLGEAAAQLSWLAPSKLDPDVVQGLLVQLRRDAVALLSPPRPWASPQDRARKPFLDPSIACNISPTDIDHLVSELNHRTNRGRTFLT, encoded by the coding sequence TTGCTCGCCTCCCAGGTCTTGGCCGAACTGGGACCCGTCCTGACGGGCGAGCGAGACCTTGCCACGACCGCCGCCGCCGCCCTGGAAGTTGTCATGGCCGCTGTCCGCGCCAGTTCCGGCGCGCTCTTTCGTTTCCAGGAAAAGCCGGCCATGCTGAGTTCCATTGCGGCTTCCGGTTTTGCCGTGTTTCCCCAGACCGCGGTGTTCCCGCTCATGCCCAAGCACGTCCACGCGCTCATCAACACGCCCACACCGCAAAGGATCGGCCGCGAGCGCAGCGACGTTTTCCTGAGTTCCACCGGCAACATTTCCAGCGTGTGGTTCCGCTGCATTGCGCCGCTGCGGGTGCGCGGCAAACTGATCGGCGCGCTGCTCTTGGGTGAGCGCGAAGGCGGAGCGGAATACACCGCAGAGACCTTGAAGCAGGTTGGCGACCTGGCGCCGTTCATCGCGCTGGCCATTTACAACCACCAGCTCTTGATGTCGCTGGAAGAGCGCACTGCGGACAACCTGAAGCTGATCGCTTCCGTGCACTCGTTCTGGGACGACGCGCTGGCCGGCTTCGCCGCCACCATTGATATCAAGTCCAAGGAAATGCACGGCCACTCGCTCCGCGTGGGACGCTACTCGGCGGGCATCGCCGAAGGGATCGGCCTGAACGCGACTGAAGTCGGAGAGATGCGCGCTTCCGGCTACCTGCATGACATCGGCAAGGTCACCGTGGACAAACACATTTTCACCAAGCCCAGCGCGCTGGATTCCGGCGAGTTCCAGGAGATGGCTGACCATACGATAGTCGGGCATCGCATTGTGTCCACCGTGCAGTTCCCCTGGCCGCATGTGCCCGAGGTTGTGCGCTCGCACCACGAACGCGCTGACGGCTCCGGCTATCCCGACCGCCTGCGCAATGAAGACATGTCCATGCCGGTGAAGATCGTCGCCGTGGCGGACACCTTTGACGCCATGCTCAGTGAGCGCCCTTACCGCAAGCGGATGACGCTGGGCGAAGCCGCCGCGCAACTGAGCTGGCTGGCCCCATCCAAGCTTGATCCAGACGTGGTGCAAGGCCTGCTGGTGCAGCTGCGCCGCGACGCCGTGGCCTTGCTCTCGCCGCCGCGCCCCTGGGCCTCGCCGCAGGACCGCGCGCGCAAACCGTTTCTCGATCCCAGTATCGCCTGCAACATTTCTCCCACCGACATTGATCACCTGGTGTCCGAGCTGAACCATCGCACCAACCGCGGAAGGACGTTCCTTACGTAA
- the ada gene encoding bifunctional DNA-binding transcriptional regulator/O6-methylguanine-DNA methyltransferase Ada: protein MQIVISANDKWTQVLARDLKADGQFVYAVRSTGVFCRPSCPSRRPRREMVEFFESPADAQQAGYRACRRCTPTGRNAQIEKIEAACRYIDEALAQNGDTALGLSDLARRVGLSPFHFQRLFKRTVGISPRQYQQARRAGKFRSALHTEARITDAIYEAGYSSSSRAYESAPAQLGMTPSAFRRKGEGVKIFFSVAPTSLGKLLIATTERGVCAVRFGQSEAALTRELKSEFAAAEIHRDDRRLAAVAGQVQQLLRGTSIAHSIVAQSIPLDVQGTAFQQIVWQALRQIPRGETRSYTEVAKIIGKPRAVRAVASACAQNPVALVVPCHRVVQKSGSLAGYRWGMKRKAALLEMEGRKA from the coding sequence ATGCAAATTGTGATCAGCGCAAACGATAAATGGACGCAAGTCCTGGCCCGCGACCTCAAGGCTGACGGCCAGTTCGTCTATGCCGTCAGGTCCACCGGCGTGTTCTGCCGGCCGTCGTGCCCCAGCCGCCGCCCGCGGCGCGAGATGGTGGAATTCTTTGAATCGCCCGCCGACGCCCAGCAGGCCGGCTATCGCGCCTGCCGCCGCTGCACGCCCACTGGCCGCAACGCGCAAATCGAAAAGATTGAAGCCGCTTGCCGCTATATAGATGAGGCCCTGGCCCAGAATGGCGACACCGCGCTGGGTCTCAGCGACCTGGCCCGCCGCGTGGGCCTAAGCCCGTTCCATTTCCAGCGGCTCTTCAAGCGGACCGTGGGCATCAGCCCGCGCCAGTATCAGCAGGCGCGCCGTGCGGGAAAATTCCGCAGCGCTCTGCACACGGAAGCCCGCATCACTGACGCCATCTATGAAGCCGGCTACAGTTCCAGCAGCCGCGCCTACGAGTCCGCGCCCGCGCAACTCGGCATGACTCCTTCGGCCTTCCGGCGCAAGGGCGAAGGCGTGAAGATATTCTTCTCCGTGGCGCCTACGAGCCTGGGCAAGCTACTCATCGCCACCACGGAGCGCGGTGTCTGCGCCGTGCGCTTCGGCCAGAGCGAAGCCGCACTGACGCGCGAGCTGAAAAGCGAATTTGCCGCCGCGGAAATTCACCGCGACGACCGCCGGCTCGCAGCCGTCGCCGGACAGGTGCAGCAACTGCTGCGCGGAACGTCTATTGCGCACAGCATCGTTGCGCAAAGCATCCCCCTGGACGTTCAGGGCACGGCGTTTCAGCAGATCGTGTGGCAAGCGCTGCGCCAGATTCCGCGCGGTGAGACCCGCAGTTACACGGAGGTTGCCAAGATCATCGGCAAGCCGCGCGCGGTGCGCGCCGTGGCCAGCGCCTGCGCGCAGAATCCGGTTGCGTTGGTAGTACCGTGCCATCGTGTTGTGCAGAAATCCGGCAGTCTTGCGGGCTATCGCTGGGGCATGAAGCGCAAGGCGGCGCTGCTGGAGATGGAGGGCCGCAAAGCTTAG